A portion of the Feifania hominis genome contains these proteins:
- the pyrB gene encoding aspartate carbamoyltransferase, with protein sequence MESRHLCDFGDMPLSDWEQISRTAAQMIERPLDYADVCRGKVLGTTFFEPSTRTRFSFQAAMLRLGGSYIGFSDPYNSSVSKGENLKDTVRTVANYVDAIAMRHPLEGAAMAATLYSRVPVINAGDGGHMHPTQTLTDLLTIKQYRGSLEGNRVGFCGDLKNGRTVHSLIKALIRFPGNSFTLISTKELRLPAYTIEELEASGCRYTEVDRIEDCIGELDVLYMTRIQKERFASDEEYHEQSGKYILDRAKMALAPRDLIVMHPLPKIDEITDEVDEDSRCIYFKQAENGMYVRMALLYLLTQDGARYEPQPPRSNVDGLRCRNPRCITNHELYLPQRFKRPAENPANLLCEYCDHSATL encoded by the coding sequence GTGGAGAGCAGACATCTTTGTGATTTTGGGGACATGCCCCTCTCCGACTGGGAGCAGATCAGCCGCACGGCGGCGCAGATGATCGAGCGGCCGCTCGACTACGCCGACGTCTGCCGGGGAAAGGTGCTCGGCACCACGTTTTTTGAGCCCAGCACGCGCACCCGCTTTTCGTTTCAGGCCGCGATGCTGCGCCTCGGGGGCAGCTACATCGGCTTTTCCGACCCCTACAACTCCTCGGTGTCAAAGGGAGAAAATCTCAAGGACACCGTGCGCACCGTGGCAAACTACGTCGACGCCATCGCCATGCGCCACCCGCTCGAGGGAGCGGCCATGGCGGCGACTCTCTACTCGCGCGTGCCGGTGATAAACGCCGGCGACGGCGGCCACATGCACCCGACCCAGACCCTGACCGATCTTCTCACCATCAAGCAGTACCGCGGCAGCCTCGAGGGCAACCGGGTTGGCTTCTGCGGCGATCTGAAAAACGGGCGCACAGTCCACTCGCTGATCAAGGCGCTGATCCGCTTTCCGGGCAACAGCTTTACGCTGATTTCGACCAAGGAGCTGCGTCTGCCCGCCTACACCATTGAGGAGCTCGAGGCGTCGGGCTGCCGCTACACCGAGGTCGACCGCATCGAGGACTGCATCGGCGAGCTCGATGTGCTCTACATGACGCGCATTCAAAAGGAGCGCTTCGCGAGCGACGAGGAGTATCACGAGCAGTCGGGCAAGTACATTCTCGACCGGGCCAAGATGGCGCTCGCGCCGCGCGATCTGATCGTCATGCACCCGCTGCCGAAGATCGACGAGATCACCGACGAAGTCGATGAGGACAGCCGGTGCATCTACTTCAAGCAGGCCGAAAACGGCATGTATGTGCGCATGGCGCTGCTCTATCTGCTCACGCAGGACGGCGCGCGCTATGAGCCGCAGCCGCCGCGCTCGAATGTGGACGGGTTGCGGTGCCGCAACCCGCGCTGCATCACCAACCACGAGCTCTATCTGCCGCAGCGCTTCAAGCGCCCGGCGGAAAATCCGGCGAATCTGCTGTGCGAGTACTGCGACCACAGCGCGACACTGTGA
- a CDS encoding alpha/beta-type small acid-soluble spore protein, with the protein MANSTNSKNKEALNRYKTEAASAVGVTLKQGYNGDLTSKQAGSIGGEMVKKMIEKAMNS; encoded by the coding sequence ATGGCTAACAGCACCAACAGCAAGAACAAAGAGGCTCTCAACAGATATAAGACCGAGGCGGCCAGCGCCGTGGGCGTCACTCTGAAGCAGGGCTACAACGGTGATCTGACTTCCAAGCAGGCCGGTTCCATCGGCGGCGAGATGGTCAAAAAGATGATCGAAAAAGCTATGAACTCCTAA
- a CDS encoding single-stranded DNA-binding protein, with protein MTNFQSANRCRLTGRVAEPPAPCRGGFLCALSVERRSGAVDRVPVLLEHAARKGDVLTVEGRFGSQNRREDGRSRLILQVYPDRVQPAAQPFVYENRVSLRGWLCRAPALRETPAGRQIADLLLAVSRPGGRSDYLPVICWESMARRANLLRVGDEVELTGRIQSREYTRKADGQQHTALEVSASLIRAIQKPENSIHTF; from the coding sequence ATGACAAATTTTCAAAGCGCAAACCGCTGCCGCCTGACGGGCCGGGTGGCCGAACCGCCGGCGCCCTGCCGGGGCGGTTTTCTCTGCGCGCTCTCTGTCGAGCGGCGAAGCGGCGCTGTCGACCGCGTGCCCGTTTTGCTCGAACACGCGGCGCGCAAGGGCGACGTTTTGACGGTGGAGGGCCGCTTCGGCTCACAGAACCGGCGCGAGGACGGCCGCTCACGGCTGATTTTACAGGTCTACCCCGACCGTGTGCAGCCCGCGGCGCAGCCCTTTGTCTATGAAAACCGCGTGTCGCTTCGCGGCTGGCTCTGCCGCGCGCCGGCGCTCAGAGAGACCCCGGCCGGGCGGCAGATCGCCGACTTGCTTCTCGCCGTGAGCCGGCCCGGCGGCCGCAGCGACTATCTGCCCGTGATCTGCTGGGAGAGCATGGCCCGGCGGGCAAATCTTCTTCGCGTGGGTGACGAGGTGGAGCTCACCGGGCGCATTCAGAGCCGGGAATACACCCGGAAAGCGGACGGACAACAGCACACCGCGCTGGAGGTTTCCGCATCGCTGATCAGAGCGATTCAAAAACCAGAAAATTCCATACATACGTTTTGA
- a CDS encoding polysaccharide deacetylase family protein yields the protein MKVFVVTKKMLGSFSVIALCLVLFFGINYRNTLNFIAAATEKRQIPIYNVDVGETKKVAISFDAAWGNEDTQMLIDILGKYNVKATFFVVGEWVDKYPESVKALADAGHDIQNHSSTHAHLPQLSRDQIAKEITDCSDKIEAVTGKKSNLIRPPYGDYSNSVLETAKEVGHYVIQWDVDSLDWKDPPSSDIVKRVTGKVKPGSIVLFHNAAKNTPAALPGVIEALQADGYEFVLINDLIYKDNYYIDHAGMQILNSESENKAG from the coding sequence ATGAAAGTGTTTGTTGTGACGAAAAAGATGCTCGGCTCGTTTTCGGTGATCGCGCTGTGTCTGGTGCTGTTTTTCGGCATCAATTACAGGAACACCCTGAATTTTATTGCGGCCGCCACCGAAAAGCGCCAGATTCCCATTTACAATGTGGATGTGGGCGAGACCAAAAAGGTCGCCATCAGCTTTGACGCGGCCTGGGGCAACGAGGACACGCAGATGCTCATTGACATTCTCGGCAAGTACAACGTCAAGGCGACGTTCTTTGTCGTCGGCGAGTGGGTCGACAAGTACCCCGAGTCGGTCAAGGCGCTCGCCGACGCGGGGCACGACATCCAAAACCACTCGTCGACCCACGCCCATCTGCCGCAGCTCTCGCGCGACCAGATCGCAAAGGAGATCACCGACTGCTCCGACAAAATTGAGGCCGTCACGGGCAAGAAGAGCAACCTCATCCGCCCGCCCTACGGCGACTACAGCAACTCGGTTCTCGAGACGGCCAAAGAGGTCGGCCACTATGTCATCCAGTGGGACGTCGACTCGCTCGACTGGAAAGACCCGCCGTCCTCCGACATTGTCAAGCGTGTGACCGGCAAGGTCAAGCCCGGCTCGATTGTGCTCTTTCACAACGCGGCGAAAAACACGCCCGCGGCGCTGCCCGGAGTCATTGAGGCGCTTCAGGCGGACGGCTATGAATTCGTTCTCATCAACGATCTGATTTACAAGGACAATTATTACATAGATCACGCCGGAATGCAGATACTGAACAGTGAATCTGAAAATAAGGCCGGGTGA